The window CATTTTTCGTTTTCATTGTGCTATGCTAACTTGCTTTTTGAAACTCACAATTGCAGTTTGAAGGCACTGGAACATTTCTGCGCAGCAGAGGTCCTTGAATGGCTTCCTTGCTGGCTTTGTGGACTGCAATGAAGGCGGTGAAGGAGCTGCTCACTCCTGATTGGACGCTGAGGTCCACCACCTGGGTCTTCACTGTCTCATCCTGCTCTCTGCTGCGCTCTGTCTCCTGCGCCTCCAGGCAGCGAATCAGAGTTCGAGCACACAGTCTGTGGATGGTCAATCTGCCGACAGCAAAGAGGATCCAACACCATCACAAActctttatatttaatacaaagCAGTGAGTTCATGTGTGAATAAACGTTCCTCATTTTGCAGTAATATGGGAAGTTTGTGTCGTGTTCCAACCAGTTCTACCTGTGCTTTCTCTGCTGTGTGGGGCAGTGGAGCCCTTTtcctcaaaaaacaaaacaaaacagtataGCGAGAGTGACTGGCCGTGccttttttattacacttgTGGAAACTAATGATTGAGTCTCGCAAATTGTGCCAAGCAACAAGGACTATAATTGAAGTCAGCGGTGTGTGAATGAAACCTGCATTACCCAGTTTCCTTCGTGGGCTGTAGAGGGAAGTGGAGTTGGTTGTGGTACGGATGACCTGCGAGGCGGTACTTGACACTTACACAGCCATCTGCTGCCTCTGGACTCTGAGGAAATATTCCAGGATTAGAAAGCAAGTGAGATTATCATTCCTGGATGTGATTAAAgacaagatactgtatgtggccaACCTGTCCAGTCAGCTGAGCATAAATGAGGGATCTTTGACCCTGGAAAATAGCTGTGAGAGGTGGGGACAGGACAGAGACAGACACTCCCTTTGGCAGATCCCACTTGACGGAAATGTCCTCCACTACTGGTTGCAAGGCAAATTGCAGCGATTGCATCACCTGATGTAAGACAATTGGCAGTTATTTGGGATGTACTGTAGCATTGAACGTCTTGATGTACCTTTGCTTGCATCCTGTCGGCTCCTGCGATGAACTGAGCGTGACCCCCTCCCTCCTTCGCCAGTCCATTGATGAGAGCAGTGCTGGCCCCTTCCCCAATCCCAAAAGAGAAACACCTGCAAGACAGTCACTTTGGTTTACACGGGGCATGTACGTACgtgtacacccccccccccatgccaaagatgccaatatTACTGGCCAtgacagtatgtatgtatgtatgtatgtatgtgtgtatgtatgtatgtatgtatgtatgtatgtatgtgtgtatgtatgtactgtatgtatgtatgtatgtatgtatgtatgtatgtactgtatgtatgtgtgtatgtatgtatgtatgtatgtatgtatgtatgtatatatgtgtgtgcttTGACCTGTGGGAGTTGGAGTTCTTCTTCACCAGGCTCATAACCTCTTTGGTGTTCCCCACCTCGCCGTCAGTGAAGACAAAAACCTGgtagacacacacgcacacacacacacacacacacacacacacacacacttgacttAAAATGTACACAACAGTAAATCTGTGAGAGAAGAGTCACATGGCTGTTTCAACCTTGTTTCAAAAGAGAGTGCACACGAGCAGGAAGTTGTTAGTTCAGTATTACCACATTAAGAGATACTTGCTCAGCCTGTTTGGAATATtttaagagtgtgtgtgtgttacagctGTAGTGTGAAGACTAGTAGTGCAGATGTGTGTGCATTACTTGTCTTGGGTGATTGGGAATGCAGGGctggctgtaaatgtgtttgagCGGCTGAAGGATCTCTGTTCCTCCCAGGTCGGCCTGCATCTCCTTGACTTTCTTCAGAGCCTCTTCCATGGTCTTCTCACTGTACTCCACACTCTTACTGCCATCAAAATACACACAAGTACATGTACTCCTGCAGTGAGACCAAACACAGCAATATAATGGTTGGGGAAAGGGTACATTCTTACGGGAAGATGTGCTCAAAGGAGGATCCAAAACTGTAGATGTTGAAGTAGCAGCCCATTGGTAAACTCTTCAGAAGCAGCAGAAGAGTATCCTGTGTGGAAGTGAAGGGTAAAGAGTGAAGGCAACCATGGGAAGAAGGAAAAGTAAATGATTTATTGACCCTCTGGTTACCCTGGCACTGCTGATGCGAGTCTCACGCTGTTGGTTTTTGTTGAGAGCACAAGCCATACTTCCAGATCGATCCAGTAAGAACACAAACTCTCCACTTGATGCCAGTGAAGACATCACCGCCTGGGGGAACTCGGGGTACACACTCAGCATCACCACCGCATCCCCCATCAGTGTGCCTGAAACAGGAAATGTGAATTTGGACCGATAGAAGACATTCAAACACATTGAACGCATCACTTTACAGCTATTTGAAGACTGGAGCTAACTCACCAGGCTCGGCAGACGCCTGTCCTGCCTCCACCACAGCAGCCGGCTGGTGGGCGTCTTTATAGTAAATCAGCAGCTCCACATCCCTGTCAAACTTGTGTCCTGCAGCCAGTTTAACCTAAGAAccaatacataaatacatacatacatacataacacGCCTCAACTGTGACAAACACACGTCAGCGTTCGACATACGGCAGCCTGGCTTTGCTCCACGTTGAGGTACTGCAGAGGCTCCAGGGAACAGTTGGACTCCACTCTGGAGACCTGACGAGGAGAGGACACCCGAGCAGAGAAGGACAGACTGTAGGGCACCTGAGAGGCGGGGACAGAGGTCAACTGGACCGCGCCACCTTCACTCCCTGGAAACATCGTACAATGAACAAGAGCACAACAAGAACTCACCCGATATTTGGTTCCACTACTTACTAAAACACACCATGTGTTAGCATAACATTGGCATGTACCGTAAATAAACTAATGATAACATGAACAGATGTGAGATATTACAACGAGCGTGAATCATAAAGGTGTTGCTGCGTGTCCTACCCTGAGGCTGGTAGCGAGGGTTGAGCACCGCAGGCAAACAAAACCTCAGCGCGTCATCCGCCTGCAGAGCCAGCTCAGTGACGTACTCCAGCCTGACGGAGGCGCTCTCTCCTGGAGGAAGGCTGCCCACACTGAGAGAGAAGATATCCGGGCTCTGATCACTCTCCTCCAGGAGGAAGGCCTGCTGCCCGGAGCTCAATGCGTCGTCGTACTCCTCACGGGCCTGGAGACAACACGTGGTTGTAGACGCTGTCTTTCTCAGCCCTGCAGTCTTCGGCATGCATGGGACTCACCTCCTGTTTCTCCTTCACCTCAGCTACAATCTCAGTCTGTCCAACCTTAGCACTGAAATGGCAGACAGCAGCATCTCCAGGCAGAGGGAAGACAAAAACAGCCTCTATGGCTTTGTCCTCCTTGTTCTCATAGTGCAGAGTGGACACCACTGTGGCCACGTGGTCCTTCACCTCCAGCTCTACTTCAATGCCCTTTAGAGGAACTGAAACGCACACCCGATAAATGAAAACATCTCCAATGCCATTTTACTAGGTGGAATTGAAGAAATGCACTTTTTTCCATCATGTTTACTTCCTGCTCAAACaatccacacacacaacataacaACATCAATTCGTTGCCAAGTTcattatccatccatacatccatcttctaGAACGCTTGGtgtcattagggtcacgggtgagctggagtgcATGAGTGGTAGAAGATGAACACTGGGTTAAAAGTGTGAGTACCTGGCTCCTTGCTGGTAGTGAGCAGACCACAGCGGTTCATCGTGATGTGACGTCAGCGGGACTCTTCTAATACGGTATTATTTTCCCTGCAAGGAAAGCAAGTAAGGAGATacaaaaacagatttaaaagaTACAATGCAGTTGTACATGACACAGTAGtaaacataatatatataatatattataaaatgagCACCATGCTATACCTACCTTCGTGTGTGTGAAGTCAAACACGGAAGAGCGCTCAGTGTGACAGAGGACCACGCCCACTCAACACGTTGAAATTCTTCTTCAAAAATAATTGGTTCGTGCTTTGAAAACTTTGATTTCTGTATATGATACTTGGTTCCTATCATTAAAATACTGATAATATATGAATGTCATCATAAGTATGGAAAAAATCGAAAGAACACATCTTCCTAAAATACCGATTTGAGAGTGTTTTCCATAACCAAATGTTGCATAGCAGTCATTATGGTACATGGCACTGGCACACGAAACGATAACGTATTTTAgcgtattttttgaaaacggcttccagaatGGAATCATTTGTCAACGCCGCCTTGTCATTATATGGAAGCCCATATCTGCCACAAAACAACCCAATGGTaagccataattatgagataataaagtcgtaattatgagatacaaagtcaaaatgatgagatatAAACTGCGCATGTGCCACAGGTGCCGCCTTCGTCACTTGGCAAAAATGGCTTCACAGTTGTAAGCAAGGTGAATATCCTAAGTGTCTTTTATAAATGTTGGATGTTTGCTTCATGCGTAATGAAGCGAAGTCGTATTCTTGTTTAGTCATCTGGTGTACTCCAACCACTATAGAACTATTAGTCAGTCAGGTATGTGAAGTATTTCACACTACATTGGGGATCATTGCTATCGCCAGTCCAGCATATGTAATATACAGgtagtactgtatactgtaactCTTGCATTAAACTAACAGCACTGTTGGAAAGAAGCTTCTACTGGCAGAACAGCGCTCCCACCTGGCTGTAAAGAAGCAACGCAAGTCAGACTCCGAGCAGGGTGCATGCGTCCTCTTTGTATTTACTAATAGCCAGGAGGTAAATGATCACATATTGGAATTGTTGAAGATTCAAAGGGTGAAATGATCTGACAAATACGTATGGACTGTTCACTGTGAGGAAGTAAAATGCCAACTATCAGTAAGTACCTTTTGCAATCAGACTTCAGACAGCCTGAACTATATGGAATCACATAACGTGAAAGCACTTCCTCTTAAGTTGGAGAATGAAGAATAAACACAGAGAAGGGACGCACCAAAAAAGGAGATGGATCCAAAAAAGTGACTTTGAAAAACAGAACTTGATTGAAATGCTAGCCATGTTGTTTTTTCAAGGAAGAAAAAATACAGCCTTTCTGATTTTGACGTGGATTTGACTGACCTTCAGCAGCATCCATTAAAGGCTCACATCACAGTTATTACAAGTTCCCTGCTGTTGCAAGTTTGAGTCAATTGCGTTGAGAAAAACATGCAGCTTCGTATGATGTGaaatatttgcatatttgcatATGAATTTGCATATATAATTCAATGAAGTATGAATTCAGTTAAGTAACAACCTTGAATCACTTCTGACAAGCGCTGCAGTCAATGGACAACAAagtatacatattttatattttgcaaaTAGTCTCTGCCTCCATATAGATGTGGGACTGCGTGCAAAATGGAGGGACGTCCATGAGGTGATTGTGAGTTGTGGACTTGGGCTCTGTCGTTGTTCCAAGTTGGTACAACCTCATTAAGTTCTTCCTACAAGGCAGATATCATCAGAATTCCTACAAATATTGGACGTTAGATTACTGCATGAGCCAGGTAGTCTCCACCCATGGTCTGTTTGATTTATGAAATGTATCATTTGTTAGTATTAGGGTGGATTGGCACaatcaaaaatgacaaatgttgcaaaaatatttcaaatatttcaaaatgtgcTGGAAGAACCCCAAAGACATAGTAGAAGGTTACATCATCATATCATGCCATTCATTACACTGGTCAATTAGTATGGATTACTTACTATGATGCTTGGCCATTAAGGGACAATCCTTTATTGGATCCAACCAGGTGGGAGCCAAAGAAGCATCTTTCCAATATCGCTGTTAGTTTCGTTACTGTAAGAGTGCATTACAAGCTATACTGTACACCGTCTGTTGTAATCatctacatttttattgtagTAGATGGTCCTAAGCAACGCCATGTGGTTTGTCATTTCCGACGTGGAACACTGGCAGGAAGCCACGCTCTGTGTTTATAGTTTGTTGTGTTTACACCGGACCGCAAAGTGAAAGTTGTTGGacatgctagctagctagcagcgAGCGCGACATATACGGTGTGGTCACATTTTACAGTGACCcgtttaattaataataaatgctACATTATTCTATCCTTCGTCATTATGTGACTCGTCTGTCCCGGGCGGACGAATACATTGTGATACAGGCGATGTGCAAAGCACAACATAATTAAGCACACGCGGTCCTCCTTGCATTTAAACTAACCACGTCACCAAGACAGCTGCCATAGCAATGCGCCCCAATGTAGTGTGAAATACTTCACATATCTGATTGACTAATAGTTCTATAGTGCTTGGAGTACACCAGATGACTAAACAAGAATGCTACCGCGGACAACTTTGCTTCATTACACATGAAGCAAACATCCAACATCTATAAAAGACACTTAGGATATTAATTTATTTGCTTACAATTGTCTAACTTTGGCCAAGTGAAGAAGGCGGCACCTGtggcacatgcgcagtttgcatctcataattatgacttaccattggaaTATATTTATGCTGTTGCAGCCTAAAACAAATAAGATGCTTGTCGGCGGTTCAAAGCTAGTTGCTAACACAATACAGCGACGGGAAAAAGCTGAATAAAGTAGACAAGGTGGTGGACGCTGCTGCCATCCAGTATGCCTACAACTAGGTGCTGCTGGTCAGGATGGCGAATTGGGCGGCGAGGGTGCGGTTGAATCGATCAAGCAGCCCGTCGCTTTGGGGATATCATGACGTTTGGCAGGCTTTGAAAACCTGGGCCTGAGGGTTCCAGCCATGATCAACGTCAAAGCAACACAACGGCTTTTGATTGTTCTGTGGTCTGGGACGGGGAATTCCCCTGAATCTAATGTGATGTTTATAATGTACAGAACCACGTAACAGGAAGTGCCAAGGAGCAGATCTTAAAAGAGAAGACCCAAGGAATTAAGACAGAACCTAAAAATCAGGAGACAGAATttgatgaaaatgttattttgtcatttatggATTTTATGACTTAAGTGCATCAGtatgaaaatagttttattGCACCATATCAGGCTCTTGAAACCGCGCAAACTACATGCATGACATTGTCAAAGTATTGCCTCTGGTGCTCATGATTAGCAATAGCAACTCCACAGCCATCTACCATTTCAGACAAACGTActtaaaaaaggtaaaaatgagaAAGTATACATTTTCAGTTACCTGGTCCACTTAAATCTTTAAGCAACCtaaatgattgtgtgtgtgtgtctgtgggggggggggggggggggggggggggggggaattggGAAGGAAAGAGAAGACACTAAATGACTAACATAACAAATATCTGAAAACAGCACTTCACGTGAAAGTGAAGCACATTCTTCAATGACAAACATGACAGCTTTCCAAGTAAAactgacaataaaaaacaaaacagacgaCATAAATTCAGTGAGCTTTATTTGGAACAGAACTTCAATATTTGAGCCCAATATTTATGACCATTTCTTTTTAACTTAACTCTTTTAGTAAAATAAGCTTCACTGAAAAGTCTGCCAATTAAATAACGACCAAATTTGcatcaaataaaaatgagcaAACAATTTGGGCTTCAACTGTGTCACTTAAATTTGAGTTCTCCACTTGAACATTTTCTTTGGGcaaaaactaaaccaaaatCATATTTCCCCTCCCCAAAACATGAACCCCATCTCCTTGAACTTTGGGCAAGATGGGATCAGGTGAACCCCCACGTGTACtgatgcagcagcagcatcctccTGGACAGCAAGTGACGTCTGGGTCCAAATGGGACATAAGGCTGTCTTTGTTTGCACTTGTCACCACTATCGAGGAGGATTGTGTGCATCAGGGCAGCAAATCAACCAATTGACACCCCCCCAAAATTTAAAATGACCTTAAAGAATGAGGCAAGTTTGTTACGAAAACCACCCAATTCGATATTTTTGGCAAGATGCTATCATCTCAGTCTTTAAGGTTCTCAGCATGGTGGCCGCCGGCGGTAAGCAGCAACCCATCACACCACCACCATCCAGTTGGACCAGTCTTGAAAACAAAACCATGACTGCAATACCACCGACAGGCCACCAGGAAGCAGACGGCTGCCGAGTGTCTGCAAAGTTTGATCCCTGCTCGCTCCTACTCACGTTTAATTGgatagtttggaaaaaaaccctCCCCCTCCCCACCAAATTAGCCTAATTGGATGATTGAGTTACTCAGGGACCAGTGAGACTGCGAGGGAGCAGGGATCGCTGTTCCAACACAAggatgtagctttttttttttttaagacgttATCAATTGGAACAGTCAAAGAGCATCTCGCCACAAGAGGGAACCAAactttgcaaaacaaaacaaaacaaaacaaaaaaaaaaaacggctctGAGCTGCTCAAACAGCTGAGAGCTTTTGTGCAAAATCAGGTTTTGGTTAGGATGTATAAGCCAAACcccacataaagacaaacaaaaggGCAGAGAAATAAGCTGAGGCGGCAAAAGTTTGCAGTCCAAGTCGTTAAGGAATCCTTCACTGCCATTCCCCTTTCTTGTTTGGGATCTTCCACACCAACGTGCATGTCTGTCTGGGCCttgcaaattaaaataaaataaaattaaaaaaaacccaacgaAAACAAAGAAACTAAAGCAGTGCCGTCAGTGTTATTGCCAGAAGTCAACCGCTCTGTGCAGTAAGTGCAGCCCAACCTGCTCCAGGTTGTTTAGAACATCCCATTAGACGGAGACTTCCTGCTACATTTTACATCAGACTGTTTTGGATGCTTTTCTCCAACAACATTCTTATTCAAAACGGGCTGGGGGGTGGATTCAATTGCAGTCCTTCCAAATATTTGTTGACAATGCTCAGAGAGCACAATGTAGCTCCATGTAACAGCTGGTAGCGCCTCCCCCAGGggttaaaagaaacaaaacaaaaaggatcTGCCAATGAAGCTGCACTGCAGCAAGTAGGACGACATGATAGAATCTaatctttcctttttctttccacATCAACTTTGACTGGAGAGCTAAGCCAGTCTCCAGTCAAGTTCACAAGTCCAGGCTGGTGACAAAAGAATTcatgactaaaaaaaacaaaacaaaacaaaaaaaactctggCAGCAGGAGAACCAATTGAAACCATTGTTTCACTTATGACAGTTTACACCTCCAATTTGTCTGATGAGCTTGGCCTCAATAGCAGTTCATGCAGGGGGTCCGCTTGTGGATCTAATCAATTCTGCAATTtctaaaattataaataaattcacaGGCCAATAGGCAGTAATCAAACTGTCTGcagtgccagtgtgtgtgtgtgtgtgtgtgtgtgagtgtgagttcGGTTGTCAGCCAGCCTTCTGAACTTGTTTAAAACAATCTTAAAAGTAAGGTATTTACACAAGGGGAGCAAGGCAGCCTCTATGCCGGCTGCACGGCTCTCAGAGTTAAGTTTGGCCGTCCATAGGAAGGTGAGAAAGAAACTCCTACAAATTGAACTGCACTGGATGAGGAATCCTCAACTCAATCAGGTGGTTAGTTGGCTGCACACTGTCTGTGTTGTGTTGCGACTGAAGACAGGAGGAAAGTGACGGGCTCTTCTAGAAGCGCtggcaaaaaacagaaaacaaaaaagtctgGCTTTCTTCTCGGAAAAACAAAATCCAGTATCTGTCCATGGAGAAAAATCCAAGTTTATCCTGCAGTATCAGCCAGACTTAAGTGCAGGCAGCCCAGACGAGCAGGATGCATGAGAGCAGCAGCCCTGACCCCCCTCCCCCCTGATGGCAAATGAAAACAGGTTATGAATTCACCTTGGTGACTGGAAATGAAAAGAGCACGACAAATCTTCTGTAAGGTGAATGAGAGAGATGTGTGATGATGGTTATTACTTAACAAGTTGGACTGCTTCTTAAGGCACTTGATACAAATTGGTTCCCAAAGAAAGTGGCGTATTAGGGGTCGGGGGGCTCATTTTAGGGGGCCTGTGGGTGCTGGCTTCATGTTAACGGTGGAAAGCCACCTCTGTATGCACTGATACATTGTCCACTTGGTCCCGTACTTTCCTCATGGGGTGGGgtgggagtgggggggggggggggggggggggggtgtcttcAGTGCAGGCGGTGCAGCATTGAGCCCTATGACAAGGCAAATGAGTTCTTCCAACACGCATCCAACAAAATTCACATTCCTGATGGAGGCATCCAAAAATATACGATGGACAGACTGTAcatttaaaagaaagaaaaaaaaaaaaatccaagttgTGAAGGGGAGGGGCAGGGTCCAAAGGGGAATGGAGGATGGACTGATCTGTCAAGACAGAAAACCAAAAAGTGATTACATTCAGTgacacattatattatattattagagtCTATTAGGAGCACAGGGTTGTCCAGAGAACCACCTATTTGACCTCCAGCTAAAAGTCATTATTAGACACATTTGGTATAAAGCTAATTAGTATTCTCTATTAAATATTTCCAGACTTTAGTCAGATTATTTTGAACAACGTATCCGCTGTCAAATACTTGCAAGAGGGGTGATTAAAAGGTAACTTCCTATATTGCTGTATTACAATTTCTCTTAATTtgcagactttttttcccccctccctccAGCCTTATTTGGAGTCATTCTGATTTTGTACAAGTGTCTTTTGTCTAGGAGTGTCctgactagggatgtcccgatctgatcCGCTGTATTGTGAAGATCAGATTAAATCTGCTTCCTccacaagatcgggccgatccggttgc is drawn from Dunckerocampus dactyliophorus isolate RoL2022-P2 chromosome 12, RoL_Ddac_1.1, whole genome shotgun sequence and contains these coding sequences:
- the LOC129191621 gene encoding von Willebrand factor A domain-containing protein 5A-like isoform X4, encoding MNRCGLLTTSKEPVPLKGIEVELEVKDHVATVVSTLHYENKEDKAIEAVFVFPLPGDAAVCHFSAKVGQTEIVAEVKEKQEAREEYDDALSSGQQAFLLEESDQSPDIFSLSVGSLPPGESASVRLEYVTELALQADDALRFCLPAVLNPRYQPQGSEGGAVQLTSVPASQVPYSLSFSARVSSPRQVSRVESNCSLEPLQYLNVEQSQAAVKLAAGHKFDRDVELLIYYKDAHQPAAVVEAGQASAEPGTLMGDAVVMLSVYPEFPQAVMSSLASSGEFVFLLDRSGSMACALNKNQQRETRISSARDTLLLLLKSLPMGCYFNIYSFGSSFEHIFPKSVEYSEKTMEEALKKVKEMQADLGGTEILQPLKHIYSQPCIPNHPRQVFVFTDGEVGNTKEVMSLVKKNSNSHRCFSFGIGEGASTALINGLAKEGGGHAQFIAGADRMQAKVMQSLQFALQPVVEDISVKWDLPKGVSVSVLSPPLTAIFQGQRSLIYAQLTGQSPEAADGCVSVKYRLAGHPYHNQLHFPLQPTKETGLTIHRLCARTLIRCLEAQETERSREQDETVKTQVVDLSVQSGVSSSFTAFIAVHKASKEAIQGPLLRRNVPVPSNCNLGAVMAMGVPCRSFGAPRRCMAYDNSADDVDAAKSRGGVFHSLKKKFQGRGKERDVQRMRNSADTLPSASPPPVDPFLQLVSLQKASGSWELNPALAAALGKTSEEVEKMRPASANKNVWATILALVWLHGFKWDAEVEWKLLVRKAVSWLLAQKEAPVTDCVVAGNTLLGCDVQKHILGL